From one Nilaparvata lugens isolate BPH chromosome 2, ASM1435652v1, whole genome shotgun sequence genomic stretch:
- the LOC111051744 gene encoding uncharacterized protein LOC111051744: MSLERPFQKVGPSAIGKSAAILTLSDDDGGLEGRRPGSSADVDQAANSLPVFDNDMVTNITAQLGGTAFLHCRVRKLGERSVSWVRRRDWHILTSGVLTYTNDERFQVVHEDNSDDWNLQIKYVQKRDNGTYECQVDFDGIA, translated from the exons ATGTCCTTAGAACGGCCATTCCAAAAAGTTGGCCCATCAGCCATCGGTAAGTCGGCGGCCATTCTGACGTTATCTGACGACGATGGAGGCTTGGAGGGGCGGAGGCCGGGGTCGTCAGCTGATGTGGATCAGGCTGCCAACAGCTTGCCAGTTTTCGACAACGATATGGTGACCAACATAACTGCTCAGCTGGGAGGCACCGCGTTCCTGCACTGTCGTGTGCGCAAGCTGGGCGAGAGATCG GTATCATGGGTGCGAAGAAGAGACTGGCACATACTGACCTCTGGTGTGCTGACCTACACCAATGACGAAAGGTTCCAGGTGGTCCACGAAGACAATTCTGATGACTGGAATTTGCAGATAAAGTATGTCCAGAAACGAGACAATGGCACATACGAATGTCAG